The Ascidiaceihabitans donghaensis genome includes the window CGTGCTGTGGTGACATTTTCTGACAGTATAGAAGATGATGCCAGGCGGCGCGACTTTACGATGAATGCGCTTTATGCGCGTCCCGATGGAACCGTCGTTGATCCGTTGGGGGGCGCTTTGGATGCGACCCACCGTCGGGTTCGCTTTATTGAAAATGCCAGTCTTCGCATCCGTGAAGATTATCTGCGCACTCTGCGCTACTTTAGGTTTGTTGCATGGTATGCTGCTGCCGATGCGGGGTTTGATACGGACGCTTTGGACGCAATTGCCTCCAATCTTGACGGGTTGGAACGGTTGTCAGCAGAACGGGTCGGCGCAGAAATTCTAAAACTGCTGTCCGCCCCAAACCCAGCACCGGCCGTAGCGGCCATGCGTCAAACGGGTGTTTTGCTTCAGATATTGCCTGGTGCAGATGATCGTTGGCTGGCGCCTTTGGTTCACATGGAAACCCTGCTGGAGGTGCCGCCAGACCCCATTCGCCGCTTGGCGGTTCTGGGCGGAGAGGACATGCCGCGACGTTTGCGATTGTCCAAAGCCCAAGCCAACGCTTTGGCGGTCTTGATAGACGGCATGTCCGGCACCCAGTCGCCTGCGGCACTTGGGTATTTACATGGTGCAGAAATCGCGCTGGGCATCGCGGCCTTGCGTTCAGCGTTGTTTGAAACGCTACCTGCATTGGACGCCGCGACGCAGGTTCAGGTGGGTGTGGATGCGGTTTTTCCGATCGTTTCCGCCGATTTGACACCTGATTTTCAAGGCAAAGCTTTGGGTGATCGTTTGAAAGCCCTAAAGCATGACTGGATCATGTCTGGCTTCACCAAATCGAAGGATGACCTTTTAGGGTGACTTTTGCGCACGGCTGGCGTATGACAAAAGCACAACACCGGAGGTTTGCAACATGTATCGTGGGATTTGGCTACACCGTATTTGATCGGCACCAAACCCTTTTGGATGGCTTGATCACATCATCATCCAACACATGTTCTACCTAAAATACTGGCGTTCTTCCGATGTTTAAATTCTTCGAAAATCTTGTCGACCCTTACGTGTCCTATGCTGAAACGGACACTCCGCCCACAAAGCTGTGGCCGTTTTTGCGCGAATATTCAAAGCCGTTCAAAACTGTTTTCATCCTAACTGCGATCATGTCGATTGTTGTGGCCGCGGTTGAGGTTGGCCTGATCTATTACATGGGCCGCGTTGTCGATGTTTTGGGCGGTGAACCCGATCAGGTCTGGGCAGATTACGGCACGGAATTCATCGTGATAGCGGTGTTTATTTTGGTGCTGCGCCCCGTGCTGCAGGTGCTGGACGTTGCGCTTTTGAACAACGCGATTTTGCCGAACTTTGGCACCCTGATCCGGTGGCGTGCGCATAAACATGTGTTGCGGCAATCCGTGGGTTGGTTTGAAAACGACTTTGCGGGGCGCATTGCCAACCGCATTATGCAAACGCCCCCGGCGGCAGGTGAAGTCGTATTTCAAGTTTTTGACGCAATTTCCTTTTCGCTGGCCTACATGATTGGTGCCGCGATTTTACTAAGCACCTCGGACCCGCGATTGTTGCTGCCATTGCTTGGATGGTTTGTGCTGTACGCGCTTTTGATCAAGTGGACGGTCAAACGTGTGGGCCCCGCGTCGCAGGCGGCGTCTGATGCGCGGTCTACCGTGACGGGCCGTGTGGTAGACGCCTATTCCAACATCCACTCCGTCAAAATGTTTGCCCACCACAATCGTGAAATCGATTATGCAAAAGACGCGATTGAGAAAACGCGACAGACCTTTCAAAAGGAAATGCGCATCTTCACCGTGATGGATGTGATGTTGGTGACGCTGAATGGTTTGCTGATCGTGGGCGTCGTCGGCTGGGCCATCGCGCTTTGGGTTCAAGGATCGACCAGCGTGGGTGTTGTCGCCGCCGCCACGGCGCTGACCTTACGCTTGAACGCCATGACGGGGTGGATCATGTGGGCGTTGACCTCGTTCTTTCGCCAGTTGGGTGTGGTTGCGGAAGGTATGGAAACCATCGCGCAGCCGATCACCTTGGTTGATGTGCCGGACGCCAAGCCCCTGACGCTGGACAAAGGCCGCATCGAAATGCGCGGCCTGACCCACCACTACGGCCGCGAAACGGGTGGCATCGAAGGCATGGATCTTGTGATTGAGTCGGGTCAGAAGATAGGGTTGATTGGCCGTTCCGGCGCAGGCAAATCCACATTGGTGAAGCTGTTGCTGCGCTTTTATGATCCCGATGCCGGACAAATCTTGATCGACGGGCAGGACATTTCAAAAGTCACCCAAGACAGTCTGCGTTTGAATATCGGTATGGTGCAGCAGGAAAGCTCTTTGTTGCATCGGTCGGTGCGCGACAATCTTTTGTACGGCAAACCCGACGCGACTGAGGAAGATATCATTGCCGCGGCCAAACAGGCCGAAGCGCATGAATTTATCCTTGGGCTGGAAGACCCCGAAGGGCGTCAGGGCTATGACGCGCAAGTCGGCGAACGCGGTGTGAAGTTGTCGGGTGGTCAACGGCAGCGTGTGACGCTGGCGCGTGTTGTTTTGAAAAATGCGCCAATTCTGCTGCTGGACGAAGCCACCAGTGCTTTGGACAGCGAAGTTGAGGCCGCCATTCAGGATACGCTTTATGGTATGATGCAGGGAAAAACCGTGATCGCGATTGCCCACCGTTTGTCCACCATCGCCCAGATGGACCGCATTCTTGTGCTGGATGGCGGACAGATTGTCGAAGATGGCGATCATGACGCGCTTTTGGCGCAAGATGGCCTATATGCTGAATTCTGGGCGCGCCAATCCGGCGGGTTCCTGAAAACAGAGGCTGCCGAGTGATGCGTTTTCCCGATATTGGCAATTGGATCAATTCCTTCCAGCCCGCCGATGGCCCGCCCCCACAAGAACTGGGTGCATTCATGCGCTGGTGCTTGGCAGGATCGTGGCCCGCACTGTGGTTGGCCGCGTTCTTGTCTGCGTTGGCGGGGTCGATGGAAACGGTTACCGCGTTGATCCTCGGCAAGGTCATTGATGCTACAGCCTTGGGGCCAAGCGGCTTCTTTGAAGGCGCAAACCTGTGGATTGTCATTGCCGCGGTTGCGTTCTTTTTGCTGATCCGCCCCGTAGCTTTCGGGCTGTCAGCGGCCTCGAATTCTATCATCGTGCAACCCAATGTGAACCCTTTGGTGCTGTCGCGTTTGCACCGTTGGACGCTGGGCCAGAACGTCACATTTTTCGATGACGACTTTGCAGGACGCATCGCGCAAAAGCAGATGCAATGCGCGCGCGCCGTTACGGATGTCGCGT containing:
- a CDS encoding CCA tRNA nucleotidyltransferase, translating into MKLAPDTQWLADPVTQSVCETIESAGFDIFFVGGCVRNAVMGEDISDIDLSTNARPEKVMQLARDAGLKAIPTGIDHGTVTVVADGEPYEITTFRRDVETDGRRAVVTFSDSIEDDARRRDFTMNALYARPDGTVVDPLGGALDATHRRVRFIENASLRIREDYLRTLRYFRFVAWYAAADAGFDTDALDAIASNLDGLERLSAERVGAEILKLLSAPNPAPAVAAMRQTGVLLQILPGADDRWLAPLVHMETLLEVPPDPIRRLAVLGGEDMPRRLRLSKAQANALAVLIDGMSGTQSPAALGYLHGAEIALGIAALRSALFETLPALDAATQVQVGVDAVFPIVSADLTPDFQGKALGDRLKALKHDWIMSGFTKSKDDLLG
- a CDS encoding ABC transporter ATP-binding protein: MFKFFENLVDPYVSYAETDTPPTKLWPFLREYSKPFKTVFILTAIMSIVVAAVEVGLIYYMGRVVDVLGGEPDQVWADYGTEFIVIAVFILVLRPVLQVLDVALLNNAILPNFGTLIRWRAHKHVLRQSVGWFENDFAGRIANRIMQTPPAAGEVVFQVFDAISFSLAYMIGAAILLSTSDPRLLLPLLGWFVLYALLIKWTVKRVGPASQAASDARSTVTGRVVDAYSNIHSVKMFAHHNREIDYAKDAIEKTRQTFQKEMRIFTVMDVMLVTLNGLLIVGVVGWAIALWVQGSTSVGVVAAATALTLRLNAMTGWIMWALTSFFRQLGVVAEGMETIAQPITLVDVPDAKPLTLDKGRIEMRGLTHHYGRETGGIEGMDLVIESGQKIGLIGRSGAGKSTLVKLLLRFYDPDAGQILIDGQDISKVTQDSLRLNIGMVQQESSLLHRSVRDNLLYGKPDATEEDIIAAAKQAEAHEFILGLEDPEGRQGYDAQVGERGVKLSGGQRQRVTLARVVLKNAPILLLDEATSALDSEVEAAIQDTLYGMMQGKTVIAIAHRLSTIAQMDRILVLDGGQIVEDGDHDALLAQDGLYAEFWARQSGGFLKTEAAE